In a genomic window of Roseiflexus castenholzii DSM 13941:
- a CDS encoding RNA-binding domain-containing protein yields MHIHTPASEDYAEPDITFLDILQEAERRGLDIIAFTDHNTVHGYELMRQEIEFLQTLERQQRITQEEQSRLNEYRRLLARISVLPGFEFTSHYGAHILGIFAPDRPISLIEATLLQLGVPPDLLKKGACSIADTRHVTDAYEIIHRAGGIVIAPHANGPNGVITETLRMGTSGQARVAATQHPALHALEFINFYTDHEKFTSPTFYNGKTEHYERRMFCIQGSDAHRLRRVNAGEGNGWHRHGIGDRYVEFLLPSPTFAALKELFASHDFDRVRVPKRDQKQWEIDTLRFGAHNDRQALRPESAIDTLWQDVAALANVGGGTLIISGTGAELTGVEHPEQLSETLRRSVQERLTPHPYLTFELIGYEGRDLLRVEVRATESPPYVGSNGVIYTRQGGETVIADRTEIIQLCRRALAEGAATPLDNGQDLDLPRSGVEIVEAQKRAGVWLYEVRDLRTTSGVTRDHAQGLWAYAISRYEDVREGRIDLQSQVKWKGRLGLWRAYRQGNRTKYDLVHRDANGVIDHIFFGVSDWGLSPSWQALIGDRASDTLEHEPRSFGDDAPGDPDVFEEPVNGAAPWGDRRPRWRGRGGVWRIGRDAQGKVYFDLIMRSKEGNEVKEYPGVPREKLTEAWMNLIRVPRPRTGIEVVEIIVDEFGERRFVFRNLRTGELSNAPWRLQDIEEGTVRQYAARMALQDMPLDESRVRWWGNLGYMRPMRKQVDLVYRDENGIDHIYYAARRDELSGEWRELLDEYGEL; encoded by the coding sequence TTGCACATTCATACTCCTGCCTCAGAAGACTATGCAGAACCAGACATCACATTTCTCGACATTCTGCAGGAGGCCGAGCGACGAGGTCTCGACATCATCGCATTTACCGATCACAACACGGTTCATGGCTACGAATTGATGCGTCAGGAGATTGAGTTTCTCCAGACGCTCGAACGCCAGCAGCGCATCACGCAAGAAGAGCAGAGTCGTCTCAACGAGTATCGGCGTTTACTGGCGCGGATCAGCGTTCTGCCCGGTTTTGAATTCACATCACACTACGGCGCGCACATCCTGGGTATTTTTGCGCCGGATCGCCCCATCAGCCTGATTGAAGCGACGCTGCTGCAACTTGGCGTTCCGCCCGATCTCCTCAAAAAGGGGGCATGTTCGATTGCCGATACGCGCCATGTAACGGACGCCTACGAGATTATTCATCGTGCTGGCGGTATTGTTATCGCGCCACACGCCAACGGACCGAACGGCGTCATCACCGAGACATTGCGGATGGGGACCAGTGGCCAGGCGCGCGTCGCCGCCACCCAGCATCCAGCGTTACACGCGCTCGAGTTCATCAATTTCTACACCGACCACGAGAAGTTTACGTCGCCAACGTTCTACAACGGGAAGACTGAGCATTACGAGCGGCGCATGTTCTGCATCCAGGGATCCGATGCTCACCGGCTGCGGCGCGTGAATGCCGGCGAAGGGAATGGCTGGCATCGCCACGGCATCGGTGACCGTTATGTCGAGTTTCTTTTGCCTTCGCCAACGTTTGCCGCGTTGAAAGAACTGTTTGCGTCGCACGATTTCGACCGGGTGCGCGTTCCTAAGCGCGACCAGAAGCAGTGGGAGATCGATACGCTCCGGTTCGGCGCACACAACGATCGCCAGGCGTTGCGCCCCGAATCCGCCATCGATACGCTCTGGCAGGATGTGGCAGCGTTGGCGAATGTCGGCGGCGGGACGTTGATCATCAGCGGCACAGGCGCTGAACTGACCGGCGTCGAACATCCCGAGCAACTGAGCGAGACGTTGCGTCGCAGCGTTCAGGAACGACTGACGCCGCACCCATACCTGACCTTCGAGCTGATCGGGTACGAAGGACGCGATCTGCTGCGCGTCGAAGTGCGCGCGACCGAATCGCCGCCATATGTCGGGAGCAATGGCGTCATCTACACGCGGCAAGGAGGGGAAACGGTCATCGCCGACCGCACTGAAATCATTCAACTCTGCCGGCGCGCGCTGGCGGAAGGCGCTGCCACGCCGCTCGACAACGGTCAGGACCTCGACCTTCCGCGCAGCGGCGTCGAGATTGTCGAAGCCCAAAAGCGTGCCGGCGTCTGGCTGTATGAAGTGCGCGACCTGCGCACGACATCCGGGGTCACGCGCGATCATGCGCAGGGGTTGTGGGCATACGCGATCAGTCGCTATGAGGATGTGCGCGAAGGGCGGATCGATCTGCAAAGTCAGGTGAAGTGGAAGGGGCGCCTCGGATTGTGGCGCGCCTATCGGCAGGGCAATCGCACGAAGTACGATCTGGTGCATCGTGACGCCAACGGTGTGATCGACCATATCTTCTTCGGCGTCTCCGATTGGGGCTTGAGTCCGTCCTGGCAGGCGCTCATCGGTGATCGCGCGAGCGACACCCTCGAACACGAGCCGCGATCATTCGGCGACGATGCGCCGGGCGATCCGGATGTGTTTGAGGAGCCGGTCAATGGCGCAGCGCCCTGGGGCGACCGACGACCGCGCTGGCGCGGACGCGGCGGCGTCTGGCGTATTGGGCGCGATGCGCAGGGGAAGGTGTACTTCGACCTGATAATGCGCAGCAAGGAGGGGAATGAGGTTAAGGAGTACCCCGGCGTGCCGCGCGAGAAATTGACCGAGGCATGGATGAACCTGATCCGCGTACCGCGTCCACGCACCGGTATCGAAGTCGTCGAGATCATCGTTGATGAGTTCGGTGAGCGCCGTTTTGTCTTCCGCAACCTGCGCACCGGTGAGTTGAGCAATGCGCCCTGGCGATTGCAGGATATCGAGGAAGGAACGGTCCGTCAGTACGCAGCGCGTATGGCGCTTCAAGATATGCCGCTCGATGAGAGCAGGGTGCGCTGGTGGGGCAATCTGGGGTATATGCGCCCGATGCGCAAACAGGTCGATCTGGTCTATCGTGACGAAAATGGCATCGACCATATCTATTATGCAGCGCGCCGTGATGAACTGTCGGGCGAGTGGCGTGAACTGCTCGATGAGTATGGGGAGTTGTAG
- a CDS encoding ABC transporter permease produces MERAESQSSPQADRLAPLRGLLRAMIVPVISVVVALAIGAVIISVSGANPLVAYRALFEGGLGSARAIGRTFEKATPLIFGGLAVSLAFKCGLFNIGAQGQLLLGAVFAAFIGFSLQGLPAMAHIPLALLVGAIMGALWAAIAGTLKAFTGAHEVITTIMLNFVAFNLTDWLADGPWKDRSPGNIVARTPAVAPEARLPDIAGVPLGMILAVLMAIAVWWLIWRTTIGFELRTVGQNASAAKYAGISVRRMTVLAMVASGFLAGLGGAIETLGVVGRFQPGFNAGLGFQAITIALLARTHPIAVVPASLLIGVMQAGASRMQFNSGVASEIVDVIQAIILFFVAAESLIRWVLRLRAEEGERVTLSSGWGS; encoded by the coding sequence ATGGAACGCGCTGAATCGCAATCTTCTCCGCAGGCGGATCGTCTGGCGCCACTGCGCGGTCTGCTGCGCGCCATGATTGTGCCGGTTATTTCAGTCGTGGTGGCGCTGGCGATTGGCGCGGTGATCATCTCGGTCTCCGGGGCGAACCCGCTGGTGGCGTATCGTGCTCTGTTCGAGGGAGGGTTGGGGAGCGCGCGGGCAATCGGGCGCACATTCGAAAAGGCAACGCCGCTGATCTTTGGCGGTCTGGCAGTATCGCTGGCGTTCAAGTGCGGGTTGTTCAATATCGGCGCGCAGGGTCAGTTGTTGCTCGGCGCCGTGTTTGCAGCGTTTATTGGCTTCAGCCTGCAAGGACTGCCCGCCATGGCGCATATTCCGCTGGCGCTGCTGGTTGGGGCGATCATGGGCGCGCTGTGGGCAGCGATTGCCGGTACGCTTAAGGCGTTCACCGGGGCGCATGAAGTCATCACGACGATCATGCTCAATTTCGTCGCTTTCAACCTCACCGACTGGTTAGCGGACGGACCCTGGAAGGATCGCTCGCCGGGGAATATTGTGGCGCGCACGCCTGCCGTGGCGCCCGAAGCACGCCTGCCCGACATCGCCGGCGTACCACTCGGGATGATCCTGGCGGTGCTGATGGCGATTGCCGTCTGGTGGTTGATCTGGCGCACAACAATCGGGTTCGAGTTGCGCACCGTCGGGCAGAATGCGAGTGCGGCAAAGTATGCTGGTATCTCGGTGCGTCGCATGACCGTGCTGGCAATGGTCGCTAGCGGCTTCCTGGCGGGGCTTGGCGGGGCGATCGAGACGCTTGGCGTCGTCGGGCGGTTTCAGCCGGGATTCAATGCCGGTCTTGGCTTTCAAGCGATCACCATTGCGCTGCTGGCGCGCACTCATCCAATCGCAGTCGTTCCGGCGTCGCTCCTGATCGGCGTCATGCAGGCGGGCGCCAGTCGTATGCAATTCAATTCGGGCGTGGCCTCCGAAATTGTCGATGTCATTCAGGCGATCATCCTCTTCTTTGTCGCTGCCGAGAGCCTTATTCGCTGGGTGCTGCGCCTTCGCGCCGAAGAGGGTGAACGGGTGACCCTGAGCAGTGGTTGGGGTTCGTAG
- a CDS encoding DUF5615 family PIN-like protein, with protein MKLLLDQGLPRISVELLRASGIDAVHVGDIGDATAEDATILRLARDERRVVVTFDADFRELLALLCAAAPSFIRIRIEGLRAAALVSLLQTVMTQCRSDLNQDAVVIVQERRLRVCRLPLLP; from the coding sequence ATGAAACTGCTGCTTGATCAGGGTCTGCCGCGCATATCAGTGGAACTACTCCGCGCTTCCGGCATTGATGCTGTTCATGTTGGCGACATTGGAGATGCTACAGCCGAGGATGCGACTATCTTGCGGCTTGCCCGCGATGAGCGGCGCGTCGTCGTTACCTTTGATGCCGACTTCCGCGAACTTCTTGCTCTCTTATGCGCCGCCGCTCCATCATTCATTCGCATTCGGATCGAAGGGTTGCGGGCAGCAGCGCTTGTCAGCCTGTTGCAGACGGTGATGACCCAGTGCCGGTCAGACCTGAATCAGGACGCCGTAGTCATCGTTCAGGAGCGGCGGTTACGGGTCTGTCGACTGCCACTGTTGCCGTAG
- a CDS encoding nicotinate phosphoribosyltransferase gives MSIFDNRRLTNETFKLDAERMRTGWYSDKYFENIVGMLSALAKRGYRFGGVSPRLSKASIPLNDIDIGNIEVEMQWFTRRRPFSVVAGVDKALAMLQLCTGYFDEQGHFVNTYDQLEVDAVHDGVIVRYDGDPMNVQPVLRVRGRYRDFALLETPTLGTLTRATRIATNVYNVLVAARGKPVLFFPARFDAHEVQAADGYAYNIAVQRFNLDYGKTLGAFISTDAQGDWWGGFGGGTIAHAAIAAFLGDTVECMLAFAETRPTDIPRIALIDFENDCVGTALAVMDAMFQRYRELMDSGQTTEARRYKLFGVRPDTSDKLRDISVPPLGNRKLDMGVNPRLVFHLRQAIDDAWKRWSLPPEWVEPAQQWCRDVKIVATGGFGPKKIRRFEELGVPVDIYGVGSSLFSNSDEEGTNNDFTADVVRVKVGGTWHDMAKVGRRACDNPDLQRVQTPQR, from the coding sequence ATGAGCATCTTCGACAACCGTCGCCTGACGAACGAAACATTCAAACTCGATGCAGAACGCATGCGCACCGGATGGTATTCCGATAAGTACTTCGAGAACATCGTCGGCATGCTCAGCGCGCTGGCAAAGCGCGGCTACCGGTTTGGCGGCGTGTCGCCGCGTCTATCGAAGGCAAGCATTCCGCTCAACGATATCGATATCGGCAATATCGAAGTCGAGATGCAATGGTTTACCCGTCGGCGCCCATTTTCCGTTGTTGCCGGCGTCGATAAGGCACTGGCGATGTTGCAACTCTGCACCGGTTACTTTGACGAGCAGGGTCATTTTGTCAACACCTACGATCAACTGGAGGTCGATGCCGTTCACGATGGAGTGATCGTGCGCTACGACGGCGACCCGATGAACGTTCAGCCGGTGTTGCGCGTGCGCGGTCGGTACCGGGACTTCGCGCTATTGGAGACACCGACGCTTGGGACGCTCACGCGCGCCACACGGATCGCAACGAATGTCTACAACGTTCTGGTGGCAGCGCGCGGGAAGCCGGTACTCTTCTTTCCGGCACGTTTCGATGCGCACGAAGTACAGGCCGCCGATGGCTACGCCTACAATATTGCCGTTCAGCGATTCAATCTCGACTATGGCAAAACCCTGGGCGCATTCATCTCAACCGACGCGCAGGGTGACTGGTGGGGCGGGTTCGGCGGCGGGACGATTGCACACGCTGCGATTGCCGCATTCCTCGGCGATACGGTTGAATGTATGCTGGCATTTGCCGAGACCCGTCCAACCGATATTCCGCGCATCGCTCTGATCGACTTTGAGAACGATTGCGTCGGCACGGCGCTGGCAGTGATGGACGCAATGTTCCAGCGCTACCGTGAATTGATGGACAGCGGGCAGACAACCGAAGCGCGGCGCTACAAATTGTTCGGCGTGCGCCCCGACACGAGCGACAAACTGCGCGACATCAGCGTACCGCCGCTCGGCAACCGCAAACTCGACATGGGAGTCAACCCGCGGCTGGTCTTCCACCTGCGCCAGGCAATCGACGACGCCTGGAAACGCTGGTCGTTGCCGCCGGAGTGGGTGGAACCGGCGCAGCAGTGGTGCCGCGATGTCAAAATTGTCGCAACCGGCGGGTTTGGTCCGAAAAAAATCCGGCGCTTCGAGGAACTTGGAGTGCCGGTGGACATTTACGGTGTTGGCTCATCGCTCTTCTCCAACAGTGACGAAGAAGGCACCAACAACGATTTCACTGCTGATGTGGTGCGGGTCAAAGTTGGCGGAACCTGGCACGACATGGCGAAGGTCGGGCGGCGCGCCTGCGACAACCCGGACTTGCAGCGCGTTCAGACGCCTCAACGTTGA
- a CDS encoding ABC transporter ATP-binding protein — protein sequence MTAEPEIVLEARNITKRFPGVVANEQVSLTLRRGEVLALLGENGAGKTTLMNILYGLYHQDSGEVLIRGEPVRIGGPSDSIRRGIGMVHQHFMLVPVFTVAENIILGAETVKGPFLDLNIARQRIRELSRQYHLDVDPDAYVKDLSVGQQQRVEIIKALYRNADILILDEPTAVLTPQETEELFAIIRSLTARGASVIFISHKLKEVLAIADRIIVLRRGRVVGETTPREATERSLAEMMVGRSVMLEVEKGEAHPGAPMLVLEDVTVLDDRGQQVVNGVSLEVHAGEILGIAGVQGNGQTELVEAITGLRPVHSGKVRINGRDVTNASPRRISETGCAHVPEDRQEDGLVLTYSVADNLVLNTYYTPPFAHGVIRDDRAILDHAVRLIERYDVRTPSALTLVSALSGGNKQKVIIARELSREGRLLVAAQPTRGIDVGSIEFIHQQIVAERDRGAAVLLVSAELDEIMALSDRIAVMYHGRIVATLPAASATREELGLLMAGVQPVGALRESTTDGYGEVNVQR from the coding sequence ATGACTGCCGAGCCTGAGATCGTTCTCGAAGCGCGCAATATCACCAAACGCTTCCCCGGCGTCGTGGCGAATGAGCAGGTCAGCCTGACGCTGCGGCGTGGCGAGGTGCTGGCGCTCCTTGGCGAGAATGGCGCCGGCAAGACGACGCTGATGAACATTCTCTACGGTTTGTATCATCAGGACTCAGGCGAGGTGTTGATCCGCGGCGAGCCGGTGCGGATCGGCGGACCAAGCGACTCGATCAGGCGCGGGATCGGCATGGTTCATCAGCACTTTATGCTGGTGCCGGTCTTCACGGTTGCCGAAAATATCATTCTTGGCGCCGAAACGGTTAAGGGTCCTTTCCTCGATCTCAATATCGCCCGTCAGCGCATCCGTGAGTTATCGCGGCAGTACCATCTCGACGTTGATCCCGATGCCTATGTGAAAGACCTGTCGGTTGGTCAGCAGCAACGGGTCGAGATTATCAAGGCGCTCTATCGCAATGCCGATATTCTGATTCTCGATGAGCCAACAGCCGTACTGACGCCGCAGGAAACCGAAGAACTGTTCGCCATTATTCGCTCATTGACCGCGCGGGGCGCGTCGGTCATTTTTATTTCGCACAAACTGAAGGAGGTGCTGGCGATTGCCGATCGGATTATCGTGCTCCGGCGCGGGCGTGTGGTTGGCGAGACGACGCCGCGCGAAGCGACCGAACGCAGCCTGGCGGAGATGATGGTCGGTCGCAGCGTCATGCTGGAAGTCGAAAAAGGCGAAGCGCATCCTGGCGCGCCGATGCTGGTGCTCGAAGATGTTACCGTCCTCGATGATCGCGGTCAACAGGTGGTCAATGGCGTATCGCTCGAAGTCCACGCTGGCGAAATCCTGGGCATTGCCGGCGTTCAGGGAAATGGCCAAACCGAGCTTGTCGAGGCGATCACCGGTTTGCGCCCGGTGCATTCAGGAAAGGTGCGGATCAACGGGCGCGATGTGACGAATGCTTCGCCGCGTCGTATTAGCGAAACCGGTTGCGCCCACGTTCCCGAAGATCGCCAGGAAGACGGCCTGGTGCTGACCTACAGCGTCGCCGATAACCTGGTGCTCAACACCTACTATACGCCGCCGTTCGCGCATGGTGTGATCCGGGATGATCGCGCGATCCTCGACCATGCGGTCCGCCTGATTGAACGGTACGACGTGCGCACTCCCAGCGCCCTCACGCTGGTGTCGGCGCTTTCCGGCGGCAACAAGCAGAAGGTGATCATTGCGCGCGAACTCTCACGCGAAGGGCGCCTGCTCGTCGCTGCCCAACCGACCCGTGGCATCGATGTCGGTTCGATTGAGTTCATTCACCAGCAGATCGTCGCCGAACGCGACCGGGGCGCCGCCGTGTTGCTCGTCTCGGCGGAACTCGACGAGATTATGGCGCTCTCCGACCGGATCGCCGTGATGTATCACGGACGGATTGTGGCGACTCTGCCCGCCGCAAGCGCCACACGCGAAGAGTTGGGGCTGCTCATGGCTGGCGTACAACCGGTCGGCGCCTTGCGCGAATCGACGACCGACGGGTATGGAGAGGTGAATGTTCAACGTTGA
- a CDS encoding DUF433 domain-containing protein — protein MKLDRITINPARMNGQLSIRNVRLTVRRVIELLALYPDREDLRREYPELEDEDIRQSLLYAAACLDDRVVELPVPYETAA, from the coding sequence ATGAAATTGGACCGTATCACCATTAACCCCGCACGCATGAATGGTCAACTATCGATCCGCAATGTGCGATTGACGGTCCGCCGTGTTATTGAATTACTGGCACTCTATCCCGACCGTGAAGATCTGCGCCGGGAATATCCTGAACTTGAAGACGAGGATATTCGACAGTCCTTGCTCTATGCTGCTGCATGCCTCGATGATCGGGTTGTCGAGTTGCCGGTACCGTATGAAACTGCTGCTTGA
- a CDS encoding tetratricopeptide repeat protein produces the protein MSDIELAQWLYEGALALSEGRREEARRLLMQVIERDEQNEQAWLWLSGAVEDPADQQIALENVLAINPNNAAALAGLEWLRGEHGQHTAATTPQDRSGPWVPPPPYDENEVVEIMCWQCQATLYSVAPFCWQCNVPVHSCNNCAFRDDPRCKPLQGLTNPLAWAAVNECPWWRPAPLR, from the coding sequence ATGAGCGACATTGAACTGGCGCAATGGCTGTACGAAGGCGCCCTGGCGTTGAGCGAAGGGCGGCGTGAGGAAGCGCGTCGCCTGCTCATGCAGGTCATCGAGCGCGATGAACAGAATGAGCAAGCATGGCTCTGGCTGAGCGGCGCCGTCGAAGATCCGGCGGATCAGCAGATCGCCCTGGAGAATGTGCTGGCAATCAACCCAAACAACGCAGCGGCCCTGGCAGGATTGGAATGGCTGCGCGGCGAGCATGGTCAGCATACCGCTGCCACAACTCCGCAGGACCGCTCGGGTCCATGGGTTCCGCCGCCACCGTATGATGAGAATGAGGTCGTCGAAATCATGTGCTGGCAGTGCCAGGCGACGCTCTATAGCGTCGCGCCGTTCTGCTGGCAGTGCAACGTGCCGGTGCATTCATGCAACAATTGCGCCTTCCGCGACGACCCGCGCTGCAAACCACTTCAGGGGTTGACCAACCCGCTGGCATGGGCAGCTGTCAACGAGTGCCCGTGGTGGCGGCCTGCGCCATTGCGTTGA
- a CDS encoding ABC transporter permease has translation MQITGSIARPSAARIPWVTVGVWGGLLLLVLIAYARAPQATTAVLTSTIRQSTPIILGALAGIMCERSGVINIGIEGMMLLSAFLGFLFNVWTGDLFLATVGALLVGAAVGAFHALMSITLKVDQIIAGTVINILAVGLTGYFYQQGLTTRGKFSPVSIPVLADIPIIGPVFFSNPPITYASLILIVVIHVLLFRTAWGLRTRAVGEHPAAADTVGVAVNRVRYINVIVGGMLAGLAGAFLTLESVGSFERNMTNGRGFVSLAVMIFGKWTPFGAWGGSLLFGFANAMQSQIQFLKNQLPSWLAWIGDLPPQFIGMLPYVLTIAVLAGFVGRARPPAAIGKVYEKE, from the coding sequence ATGCAGATCACGGGTAGTATTGCGCGACCCTCGGCGGCGCGGATCCCTTGGGTGACGGTTGGGGTGTGGGGTGGGCTGCTCCTCCTGGTTTTGATCGCCTATGCGCGCGCGCCACAGGCGACGACCGCAGTGCTGACCTCGACGATCCGCCAGTCGACGCCAATTATCCTTGGGGCGCTGGCGGGCATTATGTGCGAACGCTCAGGTGTCATTAACATCGGCATCGAGGGGATGATGCTGCTCTCCGCGTTCCTCGGCTTTCTGTTCAATGTGTGGACGGGCGACCTGTTCCTGGCGACAGTGGGGGCGCTGCTTGTCGGTGCGGCGGTGGGCGCATTTCATGCGTTGATGTCGATAACGCTCAAGGTCGATCAGATTATTGCCGGAACGGTCATCAATATTCTTGCCGTGGGTCTGACCGGCTATTTCTACCAGCAGGGTCTGACGACACGCGGCAAGTTTTCGCCGGTGAGCATTCCGGTGCTGGCGGATATTCCGATTATCGGTCCGGTGTTTTTCAGCAACCCGCCGATCACCTACGCTTCGCTGATCCTGATCGTCGTCATTCATGTGCTCCTGTTTCGCACCGCCTGGGGGCTGCGCACGCGCGCCGTCGGCGAACATCCCGCCGCTGCCGATACCGTCGGTGTTGCGGTCAATCGGGTGCGCTACATAAACGTTATTGTCGGTGGCATGCTCGCCGGGCTGGCAGGCGCGTTCCTGACGCTCGAATCGGTCGGTTCGTTCGAGCGGAATATGACCAACGGGCGCGGCTTCGTGTCGCTGGCGGTGATGATTTTCGGCAAATGGACGCCGTTTGGCGCGTGGGGCGGGTCGCTGCTGTTCGGTTTTGCCAATGCGATGCAATCACAGATTCAGTTCCTCAAGAATCAACTCCCATCCTGGTTGGCGTGGATCGGCGATCTGCCGCCGCAGTTTATCGGGATGTTGCCGTATGTGTTGACCATCGCCGTGCTGGCCGGCTTCGTCGGGCGCGCCCGCCCGCCTGCCGCAATTGGGAAGGTGTACGAGAAGGAATGA
- a CDS encoding HAD-IIA family hydrolase — protein MTPALNHFTAVLFDMDGVLYRGSQALPGVSELLALLDSRGVTYACCTNNATMTPAQYEAKLARMGIHMPASRIVTSSVATRRWLETQASRGTGVFVIGMDGLRSALFDDGYFVEDEEHPAFVVVGMDFEVTYRRLRKACLLIRAGARFVGTNPDTTFPAEDGIVPGCGALLALLRVSTETEPFIIGKPGPTMFHSAIEILGADATRTLTIGDRLDTDIAGARAAGLAGALVLTGVTTPDMLEQSAIQPDFVFRDLIALREAWTTG, from the coding sequence ATGACGCCTGCATTGAACCATTTCACCGCCGTGCTTTTCGATATGGACGGCGTCCTGTATCGCGGATCGCAGGCGCTGCCGGGGGTGAGCGAGTTGCTCGCGTTGCTCGACTCACGTGGCGTGACATACGCCTGCTGCACGAACAACGCTACCATGACTCCCGCCCAATACGAAGCCAAACTTGCGCGCATGGGCATCCATATGCCCGCATCCCGCATTGTCACCTCCTCGGTGGCGACGCGGCGCTGGCTCGAAACGCAGGCGTCGCGCGGAACAGGGGTGTTTGTGATCGGTATGGATGGGTTGCGCAGCGCACTCTTCGACGATGGCTACTTTGTCGAAGATGAGGAGCATCCGGCGTTCGTCGTCGTAGGAATGGACTTTGAGGTGACCTACCGGCGGCTGCGCAAGGCATGCCTGCTCATCCGCGCCGGCGCGCGATTTGTCGGCACCAACCCCGACACCACCTTTCCTGCCGAGGATGGGATCGTGCCGGGGTGCGGCGCGCTCCTGGCGCTGCTGCGCGTCAGCACGGAAACCGAACCATTTATCATCGGCAAACCAGGACCGACGATGTTCCACTCGGCGATTGAAATTCTGGGAGCGGACGCAACGCGCACCCTGACAATCGGCGACCGCCTCGACACCGACATCGCCGGGGCGCGCGCTGCGGGTCTTGCCGGCGCACTCGTGCTGACCGGCGTCACAACGCCGGACATGCTCGAGCAGAGCGCCATCCAGCCCGACTTCGTCTTCCGCGATCTGATAGCATTGCGGGAGGCGTGGACCACCGGATGA